From one Flavobacteriales bacterium genomic stretch:
- the sufC gene encoding Fe-S cluster assembly ATPase SufC: MLKIEQLHARIEGKDILKGLNLNVRAGEVHAIMGPNGSGKSTLANVLAGREEYEVTEGSVTYLGEDLLELAPEERAWKGIFLAFQYPVEIPGVSNMNFLRTAMNETRKANGLAELGGKDFLTLVRERAKLVEMDADLMNRNLNVGFSGGEKKRNEIFQMAMLQPKLGILDETDSGLDIDALRIVAGGVNKLRSTDNAIIVVTHYQRLLDYIVPDVVHVMADGRIIKSGPKELALELEAKGYDWVKG, translated from the coding sequence ATGCTGAAAATCGAACAGCTCCACGCCCGCATCGAGGGCAAGGACATCCTCAAGGGCTTAAACCTGAATGTGAGAGCAGGCGAGGTCCATGCCATCATGGGTCCGAATGGCTCCGGTAAGAGCACCTTGGCCAATGTGTTAGCGGGCCGCGAAGAGTATGAAGTGACGGAGGGCTCCGTGACCTACCTCGGCGAAGACTTGCTGGAACTGGCCCCAGAGGAGCGCGCGTGGAAGGGCATCTTCCTCGCCTTCCAATATCCGGTGGAGATCCCCGGCGTGAGCAACATGAACTTCCTGCGCACGGCGATGAACGAGACGCGCAAAGCGAACGGCCTGGCGGAACTCGGTGGCAAGGACTTCCTCACGCTCGTCCGCGAACGCGCCAAGCTGGTGGAGATGGACGCCGACCTGATGAACCGCAACCTCAATGTAGGCTTCAGCGGCGGCGAGAAGAAGCGCAACGAGATCTTCCAGATGGCGATGCTGCAACCCAAGCTCGGCATCCTCGACGAGACCGACAGCGGCCTGGACATCGACGCGCTGCGCATCGTGGCCGGCGGCGTGAACAAGCTGCGGAGCACCGACAACGCCATCATCGTGGTGACGCACTACCAGCGCCTGCTGGACTACATCGTGCCCGACGTGGTACACGTGATGGCCGATGGCCGCATCATCAAAAGCGGACCGAAGGAACTGGCGCTGGAACTGGAGGCGAAGGGCTACGATTGGGTGAAGGGATAG
- a CDS encoding DUF2480 family protein, with product MSDESPIINKVASSGIITLDLEELYPQGERIVFDLKPLLWQEIALKEDDLRAFCKEHDWSQYQGRFVSVHCSADAIVPTWAFMLVATHLQPFAAFVTQGDIDQLERTVFTRFVQLLDVEPYRGARVVVKGCSKLPVPLNAYVELSAKLLPMVKSLMFGEPCSTVPLFKAPKG from the coding sequence ATGAGCGACGAGAGCCCCATCATTAACAAAGTCGCCTCCAGCGGGATCATCACCCTCGACCTGGAGGAGTTGTATCCGCAAGGTGAACGCATCGTCTTCGACCTGAAGCCATTGCTGTGGCAGGAGATCGCCTTGAAGGAGGATGACCTGCGCGCCTTCTGCAAAGAACACGACTGGTCGCAGTACCAAGGCAGGTTCGTCTCCGTGCATTGCTCGGCGGATGCCATCGTGCCGACCTGGGCCTTCATGCTGGTGGCCACGCACCTGCAGCCGTTCGCAGCGTTCGTTACGCAAGGCGATATCGATCAGCTGGAGCGCACCGTGTTCACCCGCTTCGTGCAGCTGTTGGATGTGGAGCCCTACCGCGGCGCCCGCGTGGTGGTGAAAGGCTGCAGCAAACTACCCGTGCCGCTCAACGCCTACGTGGAGCTGAGCGCGAAGCTGCTGCCGATGGTGAAGAGCCTGATGTTCGGCGAGCCGTGCAGCACGGTGCCGTTGTTCAAGGCGCCGAAGGGCTGA
- a CDS encoding SufE family protein: protein MVPPAQTQQELIDEFAMFTDWQDRYEHLIELGKELPLIAPEKKTEENIVRGCQSRVWLNAEQKNGLVHFTADSDAMITKGLIALLVRVLNDRTPQEILDTPLTFIDAIGLREHLSPNRSNGLSAMMDQMKRYALAFSANTSRS from the coding sequence ATGGTACCCCCCGCCCAAACCCAACAAGAGCTCATCGACGAGTTCGCCATGTTCACGGACTGGCAGGACCGCTACGAGCACCTGATCGAACTGGGTAAGGAGCTGCCGTTGATCGCACCGGAGAAGAAGACCGAGGAGAACATTGTCCGCGGTTGTCAATCGCGTGTGTGGCTCAACGCCGAACAGAAGAATGGCCTCGTGCATTTCACCGCCGACAGCGATGCCATGATCACGAAGGGCCTTATCGCCTTGCTCGTGCGCGTGCTGAACGACCGCACCCCGCAGGAGATCCTGGACACACCGCTCACCTTCATCGATGCCATCGGCCTACGTGAACACCTGAGCCCGAACCGCAGCAACGGCCTCAGCGCGATGATGGACCAGATGAAGCGATATGCATTGGCGTTTTCAGCTAACACGAGCCGGTCATGA
- a CDS encoding SUF system Fe-S cluster assembly protein yields MTPEEKKQLEERVILTLKSIYDPEIPVDIYELGLIYDVLISDAGHVDIKMTLTSPACPVAGTLPGEVEQKVAGAQGVTGAKVEITFEPPWDRTMMSEAAQLELGFM; encoded by the coding sequence ATGACCCCAGAGGAGAAAAAGCAACTGGAAGAGCGCGTGATCCTCACGCTGAAGTCGATCTATGACCCGGAGATCCCTGTGGATATTTATGAACTGGGGCTGATCTACGACGTGCTGATCAGTGACGCTGGACACGTGGATATCAAGATGACCTTGACCAGTCCGGCCTGTCCGGTGGCGGGCACCCTGCCCGGCGAGGTGGAGCAAAAGGTCGCCGGGGCGCAGGGCGTTACGGGTGCCAAGGTGGAGATCACCTTCGAACCGCCATGGGACCGCACGATGATGAGCGAAGCGGCGCAACTGGAACTTGGTTTCATGTGA
- a CDS encoding class II glutamine amidotransferase, whose product MSEAIKHECGIALIRLRKPLSFYQDKYGSALYGLKRLYLLMEKQHNRGQDGAGIASIKIDPAPGLNYIDRERSTDKQAIQRLFAKVDKGYADALAEDPSAAVDAGRLKQTMPFAGEVLLGHLRYATFGNQGLENCHPRRRLNNWMTRNLVVAGNFNMTNVDELFDLLVSIGQHPKERSDTMTVLEKIGHYLDVENERIAAIHRQLGYSEKQITHVIAEKLDVRQILVNSAIDFDGGYALAGMMGHGDAFVLRDPSGIRPAFWYADDEVVVVASERPAIQTAFNVRTEEVQELTPGHALIIKKDGSYAEQLVREPMEKRACSFERIYFSRGSDRDVYQERIALGRSVCPAILESVDHDLENTVFSFIPNTAEVACYGMLKEMEDRLNALKERRILELGPQPDANALHAILALRPRLEKVAIKDAKLRTFITNDNDRDDLVAHVYDITYGTVRPGIDSLVVIDDSIVRGTTLKQSILKMLDRLGPKRIVVVSSAPQIRYPDCYGIDMAKLGDLVAFRAAINLLQETKQENIIDDVYDRALAMVGRPLAEQQNVVQDIYKPFTAQQISEKIAELLTPEEINAEVRLVYQSIEGLHAACPQHTGDWYFTGDYPTPGGNRVVNRAFINYREGKNVRAY is encoded by the coding sequence ATGAGTGAAGCCATCAAGCACGAGTGCGGCATCGCGCTCATCCGCCTCCGCAAGCCCCTCAGCTTCTACCAGGATAAGTACGGTTCGGCGCTTTATGGGTTGAAGCGGCTCTATCTCCTCATGGAGAAGCAGCACAACCGCGGGCAGGATGGCGCCGGCATCGCTAGCATCAAGATCGACCCCGCGCCCGGCCTCAACTACATTGACCGTGAGCGCAGTACTGACAAACAGGCCATCCAACGGCTCTTCGCCAAGGTGGACAAGGGCTATGCAGATGCCCTTGCCGAAGACCCCTCCGCCGCAGTCGATGCCGGGCGCCTGAAGCAAACCATGCCCTTCGCCGGTGAGGTGCTGCTCGGGCACTTGCGCTATGCCACCTTCGGGAACCAGGGCCTGGAGAATTGCCACCCGCGCCGTCGCCTGAACAACTGGATGACGCGAAACCTGGTCGTGGCCGGCAACTTCAACATGACCAATGTCGATGAGCTCTTCGACCTGCTCGTCTCCATAGGACAGCACCCCAAGGAGCGCTCCGATACCATGACGGTGCTGGAGAAGATCGGTCACTACCTCGACGTGGAGAACGAGCGCATCGCGGCCATCCACAGGCAGCTCGGCTACTCCGAGAAACAGATCACGCACGTGATCGCCGAGAAGCTCGATGTGCGGCAGATCCTGGTGAACAGCGCCATTGACTTCGACGGCGGCTATGCGCTGGCCGGCATGATGGGCCATGGCGATGCCTTCGTGCTGCGCGATCCCTCGGGCATCCGCCCGGCCTTCTGGTACGCCGATGATGAAGTGGTGGTGGTGGCGAGCGAGCGGCCCGCCATCCAAACCGCCTTCAACGTGCGCACCGAAGAGGTCCAGGAGCTCACGCCCGGCCACGCCCTCATCATCAAGAAGGATGGCAGCTATGCCGAGCAATTGGTGCGCGAGCCGATGGAGAAGCGCGCGTGCAGCTTCGAGCGCATCTACTTCAGTCGGGGCAGCGATCGCGATGTGTATCAGGAGCGCATCGCCCTAGGCCGCAGCGTTTGCCCGGCCATCCTCGAATCCGTTGACCACGACCTGGAGAACACGGTGTTCAGCTTCATCCCCAACACCGCCGAAGTGGCCTGCTACGGCATGCTAAAGGAGATGGAGGACCGCTTGAATGCGCTGAAGGAGCGCCGCATCCTGGAACTGGGCCCGCAACCAGATGCCAATGCGCTGCACGCGATTCTCGCTTTGCGCCCGCGGCTGGAGAAGGTGGCGATCAAGGATGCCAAGCTCCGCACCTTCATCACCAACGACAACGACCGCGACGACCTGGTGGCCCATGTGTACGACATCACTTACGGCACCGTGCGCCCGGGCATCGACAGCCTCGTGGTGATCGACGACAGCATCGTGCGCGGCACCACGCTCAAGCAGAGCATCCTCAAGATGCTCGACCGCCTCGGCCCCAAACGCATCGTGGTGGTGAGCAGCGCCCCGCAGATCCGCTACCCCGACTGCTACGGCATCGACATGGCCAAGCTCGGCGACCTCGTGGCCTTCCGCGCCGCCATCAACCTGCTGCAGGAGACCAAGCAGGAGAACATCATCGACGATGTGTACGACCGCGCGCTGGCGATGGTGGGTCGCCCGCTGGCTGAGCAGCAGAACGTGGTGCAGGACATCTACAAGCCGTTCACCGCGCAGCAGATCAGCGAGAAGATCGCTGAGCTGCTCACGCCGGAGGAGATCAACGCGGAGGTGCGTTTGGTATACCAGAGCATCGAGGGCCTGCATGCCGCCTGCCCGCAGCATACGGGCGATTGGTACTTCACCGGCGACTACCCCACGCCAGGCGGCAATCGCGTGGTGAATCGCGCATTCATCAACTACCGCGAAGGCAAGAACGTGCGGGCCTACTGA
- a CDS encoding cysteine desulfurase, whose protein sequence is MSSKAAPVSSTFNVEELRAQFPILKELVHGKPLVYFDNAATSQKPRRVIKAESAYYATINANVHRGVHTLSTKATEAQEAARETIRKHINARHAHEVIFTSGTTASMNLAAFSLGQLLLKKGDEVLISGMEHHANIVPWQLACERHGAVLKVIPITDSGEWDLTHVPFSDKTRVLAVSHVSNTLGTINPIKELIAEAKKRGIVTVVDGAQAIAHLNVDVQDLGCDLYAFSGHKAYGPTGTGVLYGREELLERMPPWQGGGEMIDVVTFEKTTYAKLPFKFEAGTPHIAGIIGLGEAIRWMEDYDKQAMAAYEHLLLEHATKELLTIDGLRIIGTAMEKVGVISFVIDGVHHYDLGTLLDQQGIAVRTGHHCTQPLMDRFGVSGTTRASFACFNTIAEVEVMMVAIRNAIRMLR, encoded by the coding sequence GTGAGCAGCAAAGCGGCACCGGTCTCCAGCACGTTCAACGTGGAGGAGCTCCGCGCACAGTTCCCGATCCTGAAGGAGCTGGTGCACGGCAAGCCGCTGGTGTACTTCGACAATGCCGCGACCAGCCAGAAGCCGCGCCGTGTGATCAAAGCCGAGAGCGCCTACTACGCCACGATCAACGCCAACGTGCACCGCGGTGTGCACACATTGAGCACGAAGGCCACCGAGGCCCAGGAGGCCGCACGCGAAACGATCCGCAAGCACATCAACGCCAGGCATGCCCACGAGGTGATCTTCACCAGTGGCACCACGGCGAGCATGAACCTGGCGGCGTTCAGCCTTGGGCAATTGCTGCTGAAAAAGGGCGATGAGGTGCTCATCTCCGGCATGGAGCACCACGCGAACATCGTTCCCTGGCAACTGGCCTGCGAGCGGCATGGCGCGGTGCTGAAGGTGATCCCGATCACGGATAGTGGTGAGTGGGACCTGACACACGTGCCGTTCTCGGACAAGACGCGCGTTCTGGCTGTTTCGCATGTGAGCAACACGCTGGGCACGATCAACCCGATCAAGGAGCTGATCGCCGAGGCGAAGAAGCGCGGCATCGTCACCGTGGTGGATGGTGCGCAGGCGATCGCGCATCTGAACGTGGACGTGCAGGACCTCGGCTGCGACCTCTATGCGTTCAGCGGGCACAAGGCCTATGGTCCTACGGGCACGGGCGTGCTCTACGGCCGCGAGGAGCTGCTGGAGCGCATGCCCCCCTGGCAGGGCGGCGGCGAGATGATCGATGTGGTCACCTTCGAGAAGACCACCTACGCGAAGCTGCCCTTCAAGTTCGAGGCGGGCACGCCGCACATCGCTGGCATCATCGGCCTGGGCGAGGCCATCCGCTGGATGGAGGATTACGATAAACAGGCCATGGCCGCGTACGAGCACCTGCTGCTGGAGCACGCCACCAAGGAACTGCTCACCATCGACGGACTGCGCATCATCGGCACCGCGATGGAAAAGGTGGGTGTCATCAGCTTCGTGATCGACGGCGTACACCACTACGACCTCGGCACCCTGCTCGACCAGCAAGGCATCGCCGTGCGCACGGGCCACCACTGCACACAGCCGCTGATGGACCGCTTCGGCGTGAGCGGAACGACGAGGGCGAGCTTCGCGTGCTTCAATACGATCGCGGAGGTGGAGGTGATGATGGTGGCGATAAGGAATGCGATCAGAATGCTTCGATGA
- a CDS encoding aldehyde dehydrogenase family protein, with translation MKTAASTEAIGAKPERLPVMKTYKIFIGGKFPRTESGRYYQPKGTDGKPLANICRSSRKDVRDAVAAARSAFGGWSGRSAFNRGQILYRIGEMLEGRSVQFIHELMLHGATQIQAEAEVVAAIDLWIHYAGWCDKYQAVFSSVNPTNSSHFNFSVQEPTGVVGIMAGGGNGLLELVSLLAPVITGGNTCVVVASEKLPLPAVTFSEVLATCDLPGGVVNLMTGFRSELLKPLVAHMDVNAVVVAGASEEERVMLETEATCNLKRVVYPKVDDAGHAPYAILDTQEVKTTWHPIERGQGGGGSY, from the coding sequence ATGAAGACCGCCGCATCCACTGAGGCCATCGGCGCAAAGCCGGAACGCCTCCCGGTGATGAAGACGTACAAGATCTTCATCGGAGGCAAGTTCCCGCGCACCGAGAGCGGGCGCTATTATCAACCAAAGGGCACGGACGGCAAGCCGCTCGCGAACATCTGCCGCAGTAGCCGGAAGGATGTGCGTGATGCGGTGGCGGCCGCACGCAGTGCCTTCGGTGGCTGGTCCGGACGGAGCGCCTTCAATCGCGGTCAGATCCTGTATCGCATCGGCGAAATGCTGGAGGGTCGCAGCGTGCAATTCATTCACGAGTTGATGTTGCACGGCGCCACGCAGATACAAGCCGAAGCCGAGGTGGTGGCCGCTATCGATCTCTGGATCCACTACGCCGGTTGGTGCGACAAATACCAGGCGGTCTTCAGCAGCGTTAACCCCACCAACAGCAGCCACTTCAACTTCAGCGTGCAAGAACCCACCGGCGTGGTAGGCATCATGGCGGGTGGCGGCAATGGCCTGCTGGAATTGGTGAGCCTCCTCGCCCCGGTGATCACCGGCGGCAACACCTGCGTGGTGGTGGCCAGCGAAAAGCTTCCACTACCGGCCGTGACTTTCAGCGAAGTGCTCGCCACCTGCGACCTGCCCGGCGGCGTGGTGAACCTGATGACGGGCTTCCGCAGCGAACTGTTGAAGCCGCTTGTTGCGCACATGGATGTGAACGCGGTGGTGGTTGCTGGAGCTTCGGAGGAAGAACGCGTGATGCTCGAGACAGAAGCCACGTGCAACTTGAAGCGCGTCGTGTACCCGAAGGTTGATGATGCGGGACATGCGCCTTACGCCATCCTCGACACGCAGGAGGTGAAGACCACCTGGCACCCGATTGAAAGGGGGCAGGGAGGTGGTGGGAGCTATTGA
- the sufD gene encoding Fe-S cluster assembly protein SufD, with protein MTTTTATDPKANVLALLEGSTWPGAAEALAQVHTLPVPTSKTEAWKYTRVGKLFNLPCAAPKGDANVALPARLPFEATRVVFANGNFRADLSDDLKGQKGLVIDSLKHHLSHGPVKEHYGTLAPTSERLFTAMNTAAPTDGLILLVTKGVKVERPIHVLHVTTWERQLVQPRDLFMLQEGAEAEVIIEHIAMDTPEAFVNSVREFLVGEGARLTVHKLQHESNGPANISFEGVRVASKGHFSISTTTLDGALIRNEVKVSLAGPEAHAELNGVYLLNGTTHCDNHTYIGHDVPDCTSDELYKGIVAGKGTSVFNGKVYVKQDAQRTRAYQSNANILLGDDAKVYTKPDLEIYADDVKCSHGCTIGRLDEKGLFYLRSRGVSEAEARKLMAHAFVTEVLERVQNEDWKAVLTELIDNKLAQL; from the coding sequence ATGACAACAACGACCGCCACCGACCCCAAGGCCAACGTTCTTGCGCTGCTCGAGGGAAGCACCTGGCCCGGCGCCGCCGAAGCACTGGCCCAGGTACACACGCTGCCCGTTCCCACCAGCAAGACCGAGGCGTGGAAGTACACCCGCGTGGGCAAGCTGTTCAACCTGCCGTGCGCCGCGCCGAAGGGCGATGCGAATGTGGCGCTGCCCGCACGCCTTCCCTTCGAGGCCACGCGCGTGGTCTTCGCGAACGGGAACTTCCGCGCGGACCTGAGCGATGATCTGAAAGGTCAAAAGGGACTGGTGATCGATAGCCTGAAGCACCACCTCTCCCACGGCCCGGTGAAGGAGCACTACGGCACGCTGGCACCCACCAGCGAGCGCCTCTTCACCGCCATGAACACCGCTGCGCCAACCGACGGCCTGATCCTGCTGGTGACCAAGGGTGTGAAGGTGGAGCGGCCGATCCACGTGCTTCATGTCACCACGTGGGAGCGCCAATTGGTGCAACCGCGTGACCTCTTCATGCTGCAAGAGGGCGCCGAGGCCGAAGTGATCATCGAGCACATCGCGATGGATACGCCCGAGGCCTTCGTCAACAGCGTGCGCGAGTTCCTGGTGGGCGAGGGCGCACGCCTCACGGTCCACAAGCTGCAGCACGAGTCCAATGGACCGGCGAACATCAGCTTCGAGGGTGTGCGCGTGGCATCCAAAGGCCACTTCAGCATCAGCACCACGACACTGGATGGCGCACTGATCCGCAACGAGGTGAAGGTGTCACTGGCCGGTCCCGAGGCGCATGCCGAACTGAACGGCGTGTACCTGCTGAACGGTACCACGCACTGCGACAACCACACCTACATCGGTCACGATGTGCCGGACTGCACCAGCGACGAACTCTACAAGGGCATTGTGGCGGGCAAGGGCACAAGCGTGTTCAACGGCAAGGTGTACGTGAAGCAGGACGCGCAGCGCACGCGGGCTTACCAGAGCAACGCCAACATCCTGCTGGGCGACGACGCCAAAGTGTACACCAAGCCCGATCTGGAGATCTACGCCGACGACGTGAAGTGCAGCCACGGGTGCACCATCGGCCGCCTGGACGAGAAGGGCCTGTTCTACCTGCGCAGCCGCGGGGTGAGCGAGGCCGAGGCGCGCAAGCTGATGGCGCACGCCTTCGTCACCGAGGTGTTGGAGCGTGTGCAGAACGAGGATTGGAAGGCGGTCTTGACTGAACTTATCGATAACAAACTCGCACAGCTGTGA